A genomic region of Rhizobium sp. NXC24 contains the following coding sequences:
- the glmS gene encoding glutamine--fructose-6-phosphate transaminase (isomerizing), translating to MCGIVGIVGTKPVAARLVDALRRLEYRGYDSAGVATIHNGVMDRRRAEGKLFNLEKRLDVEPLPGVTGIAHTRWATHGVPNETNAHPHFVEGVAVVHNGIIENFSELREELKAEGRVFATQTDTEVVAHLLAKYLRQGLDPRAAMLKMLNRVTGAYALVVMFQNDPDTLMAARSGPPLAIGFGNGETFLGSDAIALAPFTNEITYLVDGDCAIITRDGATVVDFSGQEVSRVRQISQATAYVVDKGNHRHFMEKEIYEQPEVISHALSQYVDFASHRVRPNASAIDFSAVSSLAISACGTAYLAGLIGKYWFERYARLPVEIDVASEFRYREMPLLPSQAALFISQSGETADTLASLRYCKDHGLKIGAVVNVKESTIARESDAVFPIMAGPEIGVASTKAFTCQLAVLASLAIGAGKARGTVSAEDEQAMVGHLVEMPRIMARVLNIIQPQMESLAREISKFNDVLYLGRGTSFPLAMEGALKLKEISYIHAEGYAAGELKHGPIALIDENMPVIVIAPYDRFFDKTVSNMQEVAARGGRIIFITDEAGAAASTLPTMATITLPVVDEIIAPIIFSLPIQLLAYHTAVFMGTDVDQPRNLAKSVTVE from the coding sequence ATGTGCGGCATTGTCGGGATTGTCGGAACGAAGCCTGTGGCGGCACGATTGGTGGATGCCTTGCGGCGTCTCGAATATCGCGGCTACGATTCGGCTGGCGTTGCCACCATCCATAACGGCGTCATGGACCGCCGCCGCGCCGAAGGAAAACTCTTCAATCTCGAAAAGCGACTGGATGTCGAGCCGCTACCGGGCGTCACCGGCATTGCTCACACCCGCTGGGCGACCCATGGCGTTCCCAACGAAACCAACGCCCATCCGCATTTTGTCGAAGGCGTCGCCGTCGTTCACAATGGCATTATCGAGAATTTCTCCGAGCTGCGCGAGGAATTGAAGGCCGAAGGCCGGGTCTTTGCCACACAGACCGATACGGAAGTTGTTGCGCATCTTCTGGCGAAATATCTCCGCCAGGGCCTCGATCCGCGCGCAGCCATGCTGAAGATGCTGAACCGCGTCACCGGTGCCTATGCACTGGTCGTCATGTTCCAGAACGATCCCGACACGCTCATGGCGGCCCGCTCCGGCCCGCCGCTCGCCATCGGTTTCGGCAATGGCGAGACATTCCTCGGCTCCGACGCGATTGCGCTGGCGCCCTTCACCAACGAGATTACCTATCTCGTCGACGGCGACTGCGCGATCATCACCCGCGATGGCGCCACGGTTGTCGATTTCAGCGGCCAGGAGGTCAGCCGCGTTCGGCAGATATCGCAGGCGACTGCCTATGTCGTCGACAAGGGCAATCATCGCCACTTCATGGAAAAGGAAATTTACGAGCAGCCGGAGGTGATCTCCCATGCGCTCAGCCAATATGTCGATTTCGCCAGTCATCGAGTGCGCCCGAATGCGTCGGCGATCGATTTCAGCGCGGTGTCCAGCTTGGCGATTTCAGCCTGCGGCACGGCGTATCTTGCCGGCCTGATCGGCAAATATTGGTTCGAGCGTTATGCCCGCCTGCCGGTCGAGATCGATGTGGCTTCCGAATTCCGCTATCGCGAAATGCCGCTATTGCCCTCGCAGGCTGCGCTATTCATCTCGCAATCCGGCGAAACGGCGGATACGCTTGCATCGCTGCGCTACTGCAAGGATCATGGCCTGAAGATCGGTGCCGTGGTCAATGTGAAGGAATCGACCATCGCGCGCGAATCCGATGCGGTGTTCCCGATCATGGCCGGCCCCGAAATCGGGGTTGCCTCTACCAAGGCCTTCACCTGCCAGCTTGCTGTGCTCGCATCTTTGGCGATCGGTGCCGGCAAGGCGCGTGGTACGGTCAGCGCTGAGGACGAACAGGCGATGGTGGGTCATCTCGTTGAGATGCCGCGCATCATGGCCCGGGTGCTGAACATCATCCAGCCGCAGATGGAAAGCCTTGCCCGTGAGATCTCAAAGTTCAACGACGTGCTTTATCTCGGACGCGGCACCAGCTTCCCGCTCGCCATGGAAGGCGCGCTGAAGCTCAAGGAAATCTCCTACATCCACGCCGAAGGCTATGCTGCCGGCGAGCTGAAGCACGGTCCGATCGCGTTGATCGACGAGAACATGCCTGTTATCGTCATTGCGCCCTATGACCGCTTCTTCGACAAGACCGTCTCCAACATGCAGGAGGTGGCGGCCCGCGGCGGCCGCATCATCTTCATCACCGACGAGGCAGGGGCTGCGGCTTCCACCTTGCCGACAATGGCGACGATCACCCTGCCGGTTGTCGATGAAATCATCGCACCGATCATCTTCTCGCTGCCGA